A window of Rufibacter sp. LB8 contains these coding sequences:
- a CDS encoding DUF2461 domain-containing protein produces MKKHLEQATLDFVRDLRLNNQREWFEQNRQRYEDARQDFIQFLTTLLEGAAAFEPALEGQQPKDLMFRIYRDVRFSNDKRPYKDHICAYLADGGRKTINPGFYLHISPDNQSFLAGGVWMPPAPELKAIRQEIDYNLDELNNLLGKPDFQKYFKHLQGDKLKTTPKGYDAENPAIDLLRHKSWNATYALPDAVVTSEKLYDEVLGAMKAVKPINDFFLRPMKELKSVEA; encoded by the coding sequence ATGAAGAAACACTTAGAACAAGCCACCTTAGATTTTGTGCGGGACCTGCGTTTAAACAACCAGCGCGAATGGTTTGAGCAGAACCGCCAACGCTATGAAGATGCCCGCCAGGATTTCATTCAGTTCCTGACCACGCTGCTGGAGGGCGCCGCCGCTTTTGAGCCCGCCCTGGAAGGCCAGCAACCCAAAGACCTCATGTTCCGGATTTACCGAGACGTGCGTTTCTCCAATGACAAGCGGCCTTACAAAGACCACATCTGCGCCTATCTAGCTGATGGTGGCCGCAAGACCATCAATCCCGGTTTTTACCTGCACATCAGCCCAGACAACCAGTCGTTTCTGGCGGGCGGCGTCTGGATGCCCCCGGCCCCGGAGTTGAAAGCCATTCGGCAGGAGATTGACTATAACCTGGACGAGCTGAATAATTTGTTGGGCAAGCCAGACTTTCAGAAATACTTCAAGCACCTGCAGGGCGATAAACTGAAGACCACACCCAAAGGATATGACGCCGAGAACCCCGCTATTGACCTGCTTCGGCATAAAAGCTGGAACGCCACCTATGCCTTGCCAGACGCCGTGGTGACAAGTGAAAAGCTCTATGACGAGGTGCTGGGTGCCATGAAAGCCGTGAAACCGATTAATGATTTCTTCCTAAGACCTATGAAAGAACTGAAAAGCGTGGAGGCATAA